A window of Campylobacter cuniculorum DSM 23162 = LMG 24588 contains these coding sequences:
- a CDS encoding 4Fe-4S dicluster domain-containing protein: MRSFVYIKNDEVLPLPDEIEILDTPLDEEVLISNDKKQKALIFAPEINFYLKNSKDNTLQKSKNILKLYEAREHIYNFGLDLEQEKNIGNKIILADINENLASFLKQHNFEVLCLKEDEILAIFGCVGELCAIVKNANEEYELDFDILLFKTKERADFLRQSGCYNYENFKDEVELLEFLQSKSPRYFYKNYIMYDSNICQYHQRRTEHCAKCAELCPTTAILKNDEKKELEFSQIDCLGCGACISVCPSGSLDYAPLPRESFFKLTTLYQKQKILIIPKKMDLENLVLDLPEDVLPLMIEGEKVLSALHFLTLLQSSGANLVFYTDVVSEGSGEAIFLLNAIFKRKFNQTAVWVAKDKIELQNALQKLEFIENLSFDFHNNTLTTRENFAKGLEHLIDKDDLGVVPSGEWLRYGEIKINPNTCTLCLSCVGACNVGALIADSKENALKFNASLCTTCGYCETSCAEKDTLELLRNGIKLNSSYFNFHTLAKDELFKCIECGKEFATSKAVQKIANLMKPRFLGDETKIKSLYCCADCKAKVMIAAMRKI; this comes from the coding sequence ATGCGAAGTTTTGTTTATATAAAAAACGATGAGGTTTTGCCTTTGCCGGATGAGATTGAAATTTTGGATACTCCTTTAGATGAAGAGGTTTTAATCAGTAATGATAAAAAACAAAAAGCACTAATTTTTGCTCCTGAAATTAATTTTTATCTCAAAAATTCTAAAGACAACACTCTTCAAAAAAGCAAAAATATTTTAAAACTCTATGAAGCAAGAGAGCATATTTATAATTTTGGACTTGATTTAGAGCAAGAAAAAAACATAGGAAATAAAATCATTCTTGCGGACATAAATGAAAATTTAGCTTCTTTTTTGAAACAACATAATTTTGAAGTGCTTTGTCTTAAAGAAGATGAAATTTTAGCAATTTTTGGTTGTGTGGGTGAGCTTTGTGCTATAGTAAAAAACGCAAACGAGGAGTATGAATTAGATTTTGATATTTTACTTTTTAAAACCAAAGAAAGAGCTGATTTTTTAAGACAAAGTGGATGTTATAATTATGAAAATTTTAAAGATGAAGTTGAGCTTTTGGAATTTTTACAGAGCAAAAGTCCTCGTTATTTTTATAAAAATTATATTATGTATGATTCAAATATTTGTCAATATCATCAAAGACGCACAGAGCATTGTGCAAAATGCGCTGAACTTTGTCCAACAACAGCAATTTTAAAAAATGATGAAAAGAAAGAATTAGAATTTTCTCAAATTGATTGTTTGGGTTGTGGAGCCTGTATCAGCGTTTGTCCAAGTGGTTCTCTTGATTATGCACCTTTGCCAAGAGAGAGTTTTTTTAAGCTTACAACCTTGTATCAAAAACAAAAAATTCTCATCATTCCTAAAAAAATGGACTTAGAAAATTTAGTACTTGATTTGCCCGAAGATGTTTTACCTTTGATGATAGAGGGCGAAAAAGTACTTAGTGCTTTGCATTTTTTAACCCTTTTACAAAGCTCTGGAGCGAATTTGGTTTTTTATACGGATGTTGTTTCAGAAGGGAGTGGGGAGGCGATTTTTCTTTTAAACGCAATTTTTAAAAGAAAATTTAATCAAACAGCCGTGTGGGTTGCAAAGGATAAAATAGAACTTCAAAACGCTTTGCAAAAACTTGAATTTATAGAAAATTTAAGTTTTGATTTCCATAACAACACCTTAACAACAAGGGAAAATTTTGCTAAGGGGTTAGAGCATTTAATCGATAAAGATGATTTGGGTGTAGTGCCAAGCGGAGAATGGTTAAGATATGGAGAAATAAAAATCAATCCAAACACCTGCACTCTTTGTCTTTCTTGTGTGGGTGCTTGTAACGTGGGAGCCTTAATCGCAGACAGCAAAGAAAATGCTTTGAAATTCAATGCAAGTTTATGCACAACTTGTGGGTATTGTGAAACAAGCTGTGCTGAAAAAGATACTTTGGAGCTTTTAAGGAATGGCATAAAGCTTAATTCTTCGTATTTTAACTTTCACACTTTAGCTAAAGATGAGCTTTTTAAATGCATTGAATGCGGAAAAGAATTTGCGACCTCTAAAGCAGTCCAAAAGATAGCAAACCTAATGAAACCTCGATTTTTAGGTGATGAAACCAAGATTAAAAGTCTTTATTGCTGTGCGGATTGCAAGGCTAAGGTGATGATAGCAGCGATGAGAAAAATTTAA
- a CDS encoding acetate kinase: MKILVLNSGSSSIKFKLFENQKAVCSGLVEKIGNHQSKIELKILKTGTKMRRDTHIGDHEKGLKLVNELFEESGILKDLNELDGCGHRIVHGGKNLTEHCLVNDFVLEEIHRVSSIAPLHNPAHLAGIKTMMKAAPKVPNATIFDTAFHKTIPDYAYMYALPYDYYTEYNIRKYGFHGTSHSYVSQRVAKLMGKKNEEINAISAHLGNGASVCAIENGKSIDTSMGFTPLEGLIMGTRCGDIDPATIPFIAKAKDLNPDKLDTMMNKQSGLYGICGYNDFRDIISEIQNGNNLARLAFEMYCYRLAKYIGSYFAILPYTDALIFTAGVGENAAAVRKLTCEKLKHLGIEIDEQLNEENSSGEKEISTKNSKTKIFVIPTDEELEIAKITESLIS; encoded by the coding sequence ATGAAAATTTTAGTCTTAAATTCTGGTTCATCGTCAATTAAATTTAAACTTTTTGAAAATCAAAAGGCTGTTTGTAGTGGTTTGGTTGAAAAAATCGGCAATCATCAGTCTAAAATTGAGCTTAAAATATTAAAAACCGGAACTAAAATGAGACGCGATACTCATATAGGCGACCATGAAAAAGGACTTAAGCTTGTCAATGAGCTTTTTGAAGAATCTGGAATTTTAAAAGACCTCAATGAGCTTGATGGTTGCGGACATCGCATTGTCCATGGAGGTAAAAATTTAACAGAGCATTGTTTGGTTAATGATTTTGTGCTTGAAGAAATCCACAGAGTAAGCTCCATTGCACCTTTGCATAATCCTGCACATCTAGCTGGGATTAAAACGATGATGAAAGCTGCACCAAAAGTGCCCAATGCGACAATCTTTGATACAGCTTTTCATAAAACCATACCTGATTATGCTTATATGTATGCCCTGCCCTATGATTATTATACCGAATACAATATCCGCAAATATGGTTTTCATGGCACTTCTCATTCTTATGTCAGTCAAAGAGTTGCTAAACTTATGGGTAAAAAAAACGAAGAAATCAACGCCATCAGTGCTCATCTTGGAAATGGAGCAAGTGTTTGTGCCATTGAAAATGGAAAAAGCATTGACACTTCAATGGGATTTACCCCATTAGAAGGTCTTATAATGGGGACAAGATGCGGAGATATAGACCCTGCAACCATACCTTTTATTGCTAAGGCTAAGGATTTAAATCCGGATAAGCTCGATACAATGATGAATAAGCAAAGTGGTTTGTATGGAATTTGCGGATACAATGATTTTAGGGATATTATCAGCGAAATTCAAAATGGAAACAATCTCGCAAGACTTGCTTTTGAAATGTATTGTTATCGTTTGGCTAAATATATAGGTTCTTATTTTGCGATTCTGCCTTATACTGATGCCTTGATTTTTACCGCTGGAGTGGGAGAAAATGCTGCTGCAGTAAGAAAATTGACCTGTGAAAAACTCAAACATCTTGGCATAGAAATTGATGAACAATTAAACGAAGAAAATTCTTCTGGTGAAAAAGAAATCAGCACAAAAAATTCTAAAACAAAAATTTTTGTCATTCCTACAGATGAAGAATTAGAAATCGCTAAAATCACAGAAAGCCTCATCTCTTAA